A window of Fluoribacter dumoffii NY 23 contains these coding sequences:
- the flgB gene encoding flagellar basal body rod protein FlgB produces MALDLDSYFGIHAKALVARDQRASQLANNLANANTPNYKAQDIDFNEFLAASMAGGAQKMEVTSPNHINTNADFTANLKYRVTSQMSLDGNTVDKDLETTEFAQNSLNYRASLSFLDGKIKSMMLALKGE; encoded by the coding sequence ATGGCGCTGGATTTGGATTCTTATTTTGGAATACATGCTAAAGCTTTGGTAGCACGGGACCAAAGAGCCTCACAATTGGCCAATAACCTGGCGAATGCCAATACCCCAAATTATAAAGCTCAAGATATCGATTTTAACGAATTTTTAGCAGCGAGTATGGCTGGCGGTGCACAAAAAATGGAAGTTACCTCTCCCAATCATATTAATACAAATGCTGATTTTACTGCGAATTTAAAATATCGGGTTACCTCGCAAATGTCATTAGATGGAAACACGGTAGATAAAGATTTGGAGACTACTGAATTTGCACAAAATTCACTTAATTACAGAGCCAGCCTAAGTTTTCTTGATGGTAAAATCAAATCCATGATGCTTGCGCTAAAAGGGGAGTGA
- a CDS encoding MFS transporter, translated as MGIGAFYLLKKRVFLPFFLTQFFGAFNDNAFKLAMLTLISYHLTHDQTQSEFYQAVAGALFIIPFFLLSATAGQIADKYDKAIVTRVIKALELVLMIIGSFSLYWGNIFLMMVTLTGLGVHSTFFGPIKYAILPDHLPKKDLLGATGLIDASTFIAILLGTTMGTLSIGATNTKPYIAVFLTVFIAVAGLTASLFIPRGYTSASIKVDPQIWRGTYKLLKDAKNHFGMFLSILILSWFWLLGTVILTKLPDYTNYVLGANNSVFALFLALFSMGIALGSLTVNFIFKGRINLFMVPWAMFAFTCFSLDLYWATPLIERPDILVSLGNFFTEANHWRIAFDLFMVAFSSGLFIVPLYTYLQVMSPPHTRAQIIATNNIYNSLFMVAGTFMVIGLLDINVEIPQIFLILSALNAVVAVFARLYLKKVALPEK; from the coding sequence ATGGGTATTGGTGCTTTTTACCTTTTAAAGAAACGTGTTTTCCTGCCTTTTTTTCTTACTCAATTTTTTGGTGCTTTTAATGATAATGCATTCAAACTGGCAATGCTTACCTTGATTAGTTACCATTTGACACACGACCAGACTCAATCCGAGTTCTACCAGGCGGTCGCAGGTGCATTATTTATAATCCCTTTTTTCCTGCTTTCAGCAACAGCTGGTCAAATAGCGGATAAATACGATAAAGCCATAGTAACGCGAGTCATTAAAGCATTAGAGTTAGTGTTAATGATAATAGGCAGCTTTTCCTTATATTGGGGTAATATTTTTCTAATGATGGTGACTCTGACTGGCTTGGGTGTACACTCAACTTTTTTTGGTCCTATAAAATACGCCATACTACCTGATCATTTACCCAAGAAAGATTTATTGGGTGCTACAGGCTTAATTGATGCAAGTACTTTTATTGCTATTTTGTTAGGTACTACAATGGGTACCTTATCCATTGGAGCAACTAATACCAAGCCTTATATCGCCGTGTTTTTAACTGTTTTTATAGCAGTTGCAGGTTTGACTGCCAGTTTGTTTATCCCAAGAGGTTATACATCTGCATCCATTAAAGTGGATCCTCAGATATGGCGCGGAACCTATAAATTGTTGAAGGATGCAAAGAATCATTTTGGAATGTTTTTGTCTATTCTAATTTTATCCTGGTTTTGGTTGCTAGGTACCGTTATTTTGACAAAGCTGCCTGATTACACAAACTATGTTTTAGGAGCAAACAATAGTGTCTTCGCATTATTTCTTGCATTGTTTTCTATGGGTATTGCGTTGGGTTCATTAACCGTTAATTTTATTTTTAAAGGACGAATTAATCTTTTTATGGTCCCTTGGGCCATGTTTGCATTTACCTGCTTTTCGCTGGATTTGTATTGGGCTACACCTCTGATAGAGAGACCTGATATATTAGTTTCTTTAGGAAATTTTTTCACTGAGGCAAACCATTGGCGGATTGCTTTTGATTTGTTTATGGTGGCGTTTAGCTCAGGTTTGTTTATTGTTCCTTTGTATACTTATTTACAAGTAATGAGTCCGCCTCATACCAGAGCTCAAATTATTGCAACCAATAATATTTATAATTCTCTATTTATGGTAGCAGGAACCTTTATGGTTATCGGTTTATTAGATATTAATGTCGAAATTCCCCAAATTTTTTTGATTTTAAGCGCATTAAATGCTGTGGTTGCGGTGTTCGCGAGACTTTACTTAAAGAAAGTGGCATTGCCTGAAAAATAA
- the flgG gene encoding flagellar basal-body rod protein FlgG yields the protein MEPALWISKSGLEAQEKHIATIANNLANVNTTGFKKDRAVFQDLLYQNTSQAGAQSSENSLIPTGINAGTGVHLVATEKIFEQGSVQNTRNPYDLMIQGQGFFTILMPDGTQAYTRDGTFTVDNTGQLVDMNGYPLQPAINVPSQTLGVTISTDGVVSATVVGSTTPTVLGNIQLANFTNPTGLQPVGQNLFIETASSGAATLNNPGTSGVGTLLQGSLEASNVNVVEELVNMIQAQRSYEITAKGIQTVDNMLQYLNQTV from the coding sequence ATGGAACCAGCATTATGGATAAGCAAATCTGGCTTGGAAGCACAAGAAAAACATATTGCTACGATCGCTAACAATTTAGCAAACGTCAATACCACGGGTTTTAAAAAAGATAGAGCTGTATTTCAGGATTTGCTTTATCAAAATACAAGCCAGGCTGGGGCGCAATCATCAGAGAACTCTTTGATCCCAACAGGAATTAATGCAGGAACAGGTGTGCATTTAGTTGCTACCGAAAAAATATTTGAACAGGGGAGCGTACAAAACACACGCAATCCTTATGATTTAATGATTCAGGGACAAGGATTTTTTACAATTTTGATGCCCGATGGAACACAAGCCTATACCCGTGATGGGACGTTCACAGTAGATAACACGGGACAACTTGTAGATATGAATGGTTATCCATTGCAGCCCGCCATCAATGTTCCTTCCCAAACCCTGGGGGTAACGATTAGTACTGATGGAGTTGTAAGTGCTACTGTAGTTGGAAGTACCACCCCTACAGTACTCGGAAACATTCAGTTAGCTAATTTTACCAATCCGACCGGACTTCAACCTGTAGGACAAAACCTTTTTATAGAAACAGCTTCAAGTGGCGCAGCAACTTTGAACAATCCAGGAACATCAGGGGTTGGTACGTTGTTACAGGGTTCTTTAGAAGCTTCAAATGTGAATGTGGTTGAAGAATTAGTCAATATGATTCAAGCACAAAGAAGCTATGAGATTACCGCAAAAGGTATCCAGACTGTGGATAACATGTTGCAATACTTAAATCAAACTGTTTAA
- the flgJ gene encoding flagellar assembly peptidoglycan hydrolase FlgJ, translated as MSVHGIATSDFNALNELKVKAQNNEKEALPEAAKQFEGIFLQAMLKSMRMGQHFLEESSPFRGKDRETFQDMLDAQYASVIANSKGIGLGDMLTRQMEHNLSTTEQPQKTAAAKMASPSSVPAVQTKQSKDDKPSTPIDEFVKSIWPKAKQAASVIGLDPKILIAQAALETGWGKYITKDSEGTSSNNLFNIKSNDRGQYDSVTVKTTEYIADTPIKVNASFRKYPSIEDSFNDYISLIKDGERYQNALASVGNPEVYINELHKAGYATDPEYGTKILSIYHGDELNQAIQQCELTEQA; from the coding sequence ATGAGTGTACATGGAATTGCTACCAGTGATTTTAATGCATTAAATGAGCTGAAAGTTAAAGCTCAAAATAATGAAAAAGAAGCATTGCCGGAAGCAGCGAAACAGTTTGAAGGAATATTCCTGCAAGCCATGCTGAAAAGCATGCGTATGGGCCAGCATTTTCTTGAAGAATCCAGTCCCTTTCGAGGCAAAGATCGCGAAACATTTCAGGACATGCTAGATGCCCAATATGCAAGTGTTATTGCTAATTCGAAAGGAATTGGCTTAGGCGATATGCTCACCCGGCAAATGGAACATAATCTATCAACAACAGAACAGCCGCAAAAAACAGCAGCGGCCAAAATGGCGAGCCCATCTTCTGTGCCCGCTGTTCAAACAAAACAATCCAAAGACGATAAACCAAGTACACCCATTGATGAGTTTGTAAAATCGATTTGGCCTAAAGCAAAACAGGCTGCATCGGTGATTGGTTTGGATCCGAAGATATTAATAGCGCAAGCTGCTTTGGAAACAGGTTGGGGCAAATATATTACTAAAGATTCCGAGGGTACCAGCAGTAATAACCTGTTCAACATCAAATCCAATGACAGAGGCCAATATGATTCTGTAACTGTTAAAACTACAGAATACATTGCAGATACTCCGATAAAGGTTAATGCATCGTTCAGAAAATACCCATCTATTGAGGACAGTTTTAATGATTATATTTCTCTAATCAAAGATGGGGAACGATATCAGAATGCTTTGGCCAGTGTGGGAAACCCTGAGGTTTATATCAATGAATTACACAAAGCTGGATACGCCACTGATCCAGAGTATGGAACAAAAATTTTATCCATCTATCATGGTGATGAATTAAATCAGGCAATACAACAGTGTGAGTTAACAGAGCAAGCTTAA
- a CDS encoding flagellar basal body L-ring protein FlgH: protein MKLFNSLVLGLAAIFLSGCELLNPPQRGKDPEYAPTYPTTPDPKELRKESGAIYSAETALPLFETPRARHPGDIITVFLVESTNASKNATLQQMKTDTNVVKNKLFLGRPISFGSGYSMDFDLNNQRQFNGSAQAVQNNKLAGSISVTVSQVLANGNMVVQGEKWVKIDQGEEYVRLSGIIRPQDVKADNSITSDRLANARIAYGGTGQVNNTNAQGWLARFMWGPLFPT from the coding sequence ATGAAATTATTTAATTCGCTTGTTTTAGGTCTGGCTGCCATTTTTTTGAGTGGATGCGAACTTTTAAATCCACCGCAACGCGGCAAAGATCCAGAATATGCACCCACATACCCGACAACTCCCGATCCAAAGGAGTTAAGAAAGGAGTCCGGGGCAATCTATAGTGCTGAAACTGCCTTACCTCTTTTTGAAACACCACGAGCAAGGCACCCAGGAGATATAATTACCGTTTTTTTGGTGGAAAGCACTAACGCATCAAAAAATGCAACCTTGCAACAGATGAAAACAGATACAAATGTAGTCAAGAATAAACTTTTTTTAGGTAGGCCAATATCTTTTGGCAGTGGGTACAGCATGGATTTTGATTTAAATAATCAACGCCAGTTTAATGGCTCCGCACAGGCCGTACAAAACAATAAATTGGCGGGGAGCATTTCCGTTACCGTGTCGCAGGTTTTAGCGAATGGCAATATGGTCGTTCAGGGTGAAAAATGGGTGAAGATCGATCAAGGCGAAGAGTACGTACGCTTGTCAGGTATTATACGCCCACAAGACGTCAAGGCGGATAATTCCATTACCTCCGATCGTCTGGCCAATGCCCGTATAGCTTACGGTGGTACAGGACAAGTAAATAATACCAATGCTCAAGGCTGGTTGGCACGATTCATGTGGGGGCCTTTATTCCCAACCTAA
- the flgE gene encoding flagellar hook protein FlgE, which translates to MIFDAALSGLKAATSNLDVIGNNIANSSTVGFKGSRADFGDIYSFGGYGSFGAGGTSIGSGVMLTKVQQSFASGNLSSSTNSLDLAVNGSGFFILNNPGGGAVYTRAGQFNLDNQNYITNVNGQYLTGLLADGKGNITGTSGNLQINTANISPQASTTVKTGVNLNSQSTPPAVDWIGGTAPLSSSYNNPTSLTIYDSLGNSHVLSMYFIKANSAAASGQPNASTPAGTENQWYVAFQIDNQNVPPNLGTDNSSNLYEVNFNTDGTFVSVAGPGGVPVTDNLIPLSLNLNNGADPISLNVDLTDSTQFGSPFAVQSTSSNGYTTGSLASLNIDDSGLILGIYSNGQSMAMGQIQLANFADPTGLQNVGNVSWVQTSASGQPLVGVGASGGFGAIKSGMLEESNVDLTSELVDLIGAQRDFQANAQSIRAGDAITQTIINMR; encoded by the coding sequence ATGATTTTTGACGCAGCACTTAGTGGACTTAAAGCAGCAACAAGCAATTTGGATGTTATTGGTAATAATATCGCAAACTCTTCAACTGTAGGATTTAAGGGATCCCGCGCTGATTTTGGTGATATATATTCCTTTGGCGGTTATGGAAGTTTTGGTGCCGGCGGTACCTCTATTGGTAGTGGAGTGATGTTGACTAAGGTTCAACAATCCTTTGCGTCTGGAAATTTATCGAGCAGTACCAACAGTCTGGACCTGGCAGTAAACGGATCCGGATTTTTCATTTTAAATAATCCAGGAGGCGGAGCAGTTTACACACGAGCAGGGCAGTTTAATCTGGATAATCAAAATTATATTACCAATGTCAATGGACAATACCTTACTGGTTTACTTGCAGATGGCAAAGGAAATATTACGGGAACTTCAGGAAACTTACAGATTAATACCGCGAATATTAGCCCCCAGGCAAGCACTACTGTTAAAACGGGCGTGAATTTGAATTCGCAAAGCACTCCCCCAGCAGTGGATTGGATTGGCGGAACAGCGCCGCTTAGCAGTTCTTATAATAATCCAACATCGTTGACCATTTACGATAGTTTGGGTAACTCCCATGTCTTGAGTATGTACTTTATTAAAGCAAATTCTGCTGCTGCATCGGGTCAACCTAATGCTTCTACACCTGCAGGTACAGAGAATCAATGGTATGTTGCCTTCCAAATTGACAATCAAAATGTTCCCCCTAATTTGGGGACGGATAACTCCTCAAACCTGTATGAGGTTAATTTCAATACTGATGGAACTTTTGTCAGTGTGGCGGGCCCAGGCGGCGTGCCGGTAACGGATAATCTGATCCCGCTATCGCTAAATCTGAATAATGGCGCTGACCCAATAAGTTTAAATGTTGATTTAACAGACAGCACCCAGTTTGGCAGTCCCTTTGCTGTGCAATCCACCTCATCAAATGGGTATACAACCGGCAGTCTTGCCAGTTTAAATATTGATGATAGCGGTCTTATTTTGGGTATTTATAGCAATGGACAGTCAATGGCTATGGGGCAAATTCAATTGGCTAATTTTGCTGACCCAACGGGGCTACAGAATGTAGGAAATGTTTCTTGGGTGCAAACATCAGCCTCAGGGCAACCTTTAGTGGGTGTGGGTGCATCCGGTGGATTTGGTGCCATCAAATCCGGTATGCTGGAGGAATCTAATGTGGATTTAACCAGTGAATTGGTTGATTTAATCGGCGCCCAACGTGACTTCCAGGCAAATGCACAATCTATTCGCGCGGGTGATGCGATCACACAAACAATTATTAATATGCGTTAG
- the flgF gene encoding flagellar basal-body rod protein FlgF, producing MDPILYNAAGGGRIGFKRQEIIANNLANVNTPGFKADLYQAQTLYANMGGSNDKTSFTIQNSNSLDLSPGDIITTGRNLDIAIEGNGWFAVSSTQGKEAYTKAGNLRLDANGMLTTASGHPVLGNGGPISIPPAQSVNIGDDGTITVVPLGGDPNSAAILDRIKLVTLDKNNIVKNSEGLFQLKNNAAATPANGTVKIRSGAIESSNVNAVDQMVEMITSGREYDAHMKVMSTVEDNFMKLAQVLHE from the coding sequence ATGGATCCTATCTTATATAATGCTGCGGGGGGTGGGCGAATAGGTTTCAAACGCCAGGAGATAATCGCCAATAATTTGGCGAATGTGAATACTCCAGGGTTTAAGGCTGATTTATATCAAGCGCAAACCTTGTATGCAAATATGGGAGGATCAAACGATAAAACATCCTTTACCATTCAAAATTCTAATTCCCTTGATTTAAGCCCGGGAGATATTATCACAACTGGACGTAATCTCGACATTGCCATTGAAGGTAATGGCTGGTTCGCGGTAAGTAGTACTCAAGGGAAGGAGGCTTATACGAAAGCCGGAAATTTACGTTTGGATGCTAATGGCATGTTAACTACGGCTTCTGGTCACCCTGTTTTGGGTAATGGGGGGCCTATTTCAATTCCCCCCGCCCAATCAGTCAATATCGGAGATGATGGAACCATAACCGTTGTACCCTTGGGAGGGGATCCTAACAGTGCAGCTATATTGGATAGAATTAAGTTGGTTACCCTGGATAAAAATAATATCGTCAAGAACTCAGAGGGGTTGTTCCAATTAAAAAATAATGCCGCTGCAACTCCCGCGAATGGTACGGTTAAAATAAGAAGCGGGGCAATTGAAAGCTCGAATGTAAATGCAGTGGATCAGATGGTGGAAATGATTACTTCAGGACGTGAATATGATGCCCACATGAAAGTAATGTCTACAGTTGAAGATAACTTCATGAAATTGGCACAAGTATTGCACGAATGA
- a CDS encoding flagellar basal body P-ring protein FlgI yields the protein MRRLLIITWMVMINLISNQVYAERIKDIATLAGVRTNQLVGYGLVVGLNGTGDKNGTRYTEDTFANMLTQLGVNIMPGTKLNSKNMAAVMVTASLSSFMKKGQSMDINISSIGDSKSLLGGTLLLTPLKGADGRVYAIAQGNVIVSGVSAGGSDGTSVTVNVPSGGRIPNGATIEVDIPNPFYYSKDLTFNLHTPDFTTAKRMSDAINEMMGPGTARALDATSVVVTAPKKMSQRVDYVSVLENIEFKPAEAIAKIIINARTGTVVISNNVVVKSAAVSHGNLVVSVTETPVISQPNAFAQGRTVSTQQSQVSIEQKNNHAFVLPPGVTLKDIVRGINAVGATPADVIAILEALQQAGALNATLIVI from the coding sequence ATGCGGCGATTGCTGATAATTACATGGATGGTGATGATAAACCTTATTTCAAACCAGGTTTATGCAGAACGCATTAAAGACATTGCTACTTTGGCAGGCGTCCGTACCAACCAATTGGTTGGTTATGGTTTGGTGGTAGGATTAAATGGGACTGGTGATAAAAACGGCACAAGATATACAGAAGACACTTTTGCAAACATGTTGACTCAGTTGGGAGTGAACATCATGCCAGGAACCAAACTCAATTCAAAAAATATGGCCGCAGTAATGGTGACTGCGAGCTTATCTTCTTTTATGAAAAAAGGCCAATCCATGGATATTAATATTTCATCGATTGGGGATTCAAAAAGCTTGCTGGGTGGTACTTTGTTGCTGACCCCTTTAAAAGGAGCAGATGGACGGGTCTATGCAATAGCCCAGGGAAATGTGATTGTGTCGGGTGTGAGTGCGGGCGGAAGTGACGGTACGAGCGTCACCGTAAATGTACCCAGTGGAGGACGAATCCCTAACGGAGCAACTATAGAGGTTGATATTCCTAATCCTTTTTATTATTCAAAAGATTTGACGTTTAATTTACATACACCGGATTTTACTACAGCAAAACGTATGAGTGACGCCATTAATGAAATGATGGGACCCGGTACTGCTCGAGCCTTGGATGCCACTTCAGTGGTTGTGACAGCACCTAAAAAAATGTCGCAACGGGTAGACTATGTTTCCGTTTTGGAAAACATAGAGTTTAAACCCGCTGAAGCAATAGCAAAAATAATTATCAATGCACGTACAGGAACGGTGGTGATTTCTAATAACGTTGTTGTCAAATCGGCTGCTGTTTCCCATGGCAATTTGGTGGTTAGTGTGACGGAAACCCCAGTTATCAGCCAGCCTAATGCATTTGCTCAGGGTCGAACCGTTTCAACCCAGCAATCTCAGGTTTCAATTGAACAAAAAAATAACCATGCTTTTGTTTTACCTCCTGGGGTCACTTTGAAGGATATTGTGAGAGGCATCAATGCAGTTGGGGCAACACCCGCCGATGTGATTGCAATACTTGAGGCACTCCAGCAAGCAGGTGCTTTAAATGCTACCTTAATCGTGATATAG
- the flgC gene encoding flagellar basal body rod protein FlgC — MSLKAIFNIAGSALTAETARLSTSAENMSNANVESGNASEVYKAKYPIFKAVQEHANQWMGEQISGGVQLKGTFESSSDPVKRYAPDNPIADKDGFVYTPNVNYVEEMANVISASRSYQIDVELINTTKQLMQRTLELGE; from the coding sequence ATGTCATTAAAAGCAATTTTTAATATTGCAGGCTCGGCATTAACTGCTGAAACAGCACGTTTATCGACTAGTGCTGAGAACATGAGTAATGCTAATGTAGAGTCTGGGAATGCGAGTGAAGTTTATAAAGCAAAGTATCCGATTTTCAAAGCGGTTCAGGAACATGCAAATCAGTGGATGGGAGAGCAAATATCAGGAGGCGTCCAACTCAAGGGTACTTTTGAGAGCTCTTCAGATCCCGTAAAACGTTATGCACCTGATAATCCCATAGCGGATAAAGATGGATTTGTATATACGCCGAATGTAAATTATGTAGAGGAAATGGCAAATGTGATTTCTGCCTCAAGGTCATATCAAATAGATGTTGAATTGATTAATACAACAAAACAGCTGATGCAACGCACCTTGGAACTAGGTGAATAA
- a CDS encoding flagellar hook assembly protein FlgD, with protein sequence MAANSVNGTNTSNLSYNQIDSSVKKNLGQQDFLRLMVAQIQNQDPMQPQVNGEFLSQLAQFSTNDGVAKMQESLQQMATSLQSNQALQASALVGRKVLVNSNALQLGTEGDVKAAVDIPPGLSNLNASIYSEAGELIKTIPLGQPEPGFFQFSWDGTGADSNRLKEGKYKVEVHAVYGGKEVSLKTMTSANVDSVSLGQNGEGLKLNVAGIGPISLDQVRQISV encoded by the coding sequence ATGGCAGCGAATTCAGTTAATGGAACAAACACATCCAATCTATCATATAATCAAATCGATTCTTCGGTAAAAAAAAATTTGGGTCAACAGGACTTCCTGCGGTTAATGGTCGCCCAAATTCAAAATCAGGACCCGATGCAGCCCCAGGTAAATGGCGAATTTTTGTCACAGTTAGCCCAATTTAGTACCAATGATGGTGTGGCTAAAATGCAGGAATCACTACAACAGATGGCAACTTCTCTCCAATCAAATCAGGCTTTACAGGCTTCGGCACTGGTGGGACGCAAAGTTTTGGTAAACAGTAATGCTCTTCAATTAGGTACAGAGGGCGATGTAAAGGCCGCTGTGGATATTCCGCCAGGTCTTAGTAATTTAAATGCTTCTATTTATTCAGAAGCCGGGGAGTTAATAAAAACAATTCCTTTAGGTCAGCCCGAACCCGGATTTTTTCAGTTCAGTTGGGATGGTACCGGAGCGGATAGCAATCGCTTGAAAGAAGGTAAATACAAAGTCGAGGTGCATGCAGTTTATGGAGGTAAAGAGGTTTCTTTAAAGACAATGACCTCAGCAAATGTTGATAGCGTAAGTCTCGGGCAAAATGGTGAGGGTTTGAAATTAAATGTGGCAGGGATTGGGCCAATATCATTGGATCAGGTAAGACAAATATCAGTGTAA
- the hemF gene encoding oxygen-dependent coproporphyrinogen oxidase: MLKNHTLPENAIEQVKTYLLQLQNSICSRLENLDGTAQFVEDAWERPSGGGGMTRVLAQGSVFAKAGVNFSHVSGTHLPASASAHRPELAGRNFNALGVSLVIHPDNPYVPTSHANVRFFLAEKEDAEPVWWFGGGFDLTPYYGFEEDCIHWHQTALNACQPFGEGIYPKFKQWCDDYFFIKHRNEARGIGGLFFDDYNEISFEHSFALMQSIGNHYIEAYAPIVARRKSHPFGEREKAFQNYRRGRYVEFNLVYDRGTLFGLQSNGRTESILMSLPPEVTWEYNWHPDAQSAEAKLYTDFLPPRNWLE; encoded by the coding sequence ATGTTAAAGAACCACACTCTTCCTGAAAACGCCATAGAACAAGTTAAAACCTACCTACTCCAATTACAAAATTCAATTTGTTCGAGACTTGAAAATCTGGATGGTACAGCTCAATTTGTCGAAGATGCCTGGGAACGCCCCAGTGGTGGTGGCGGAATGACCCGTGTTTTGGCACAAGGCTCTGTCTTCGCAAAAGCAGGCGTCAATTTTTCTCATGTATCCGGCACTCATCTTCCTGCCTCAGCGAGCGCGCATCGTCCTGAACTGGCAGGCAGAAATTTCAATGCCCTAGGTGTATCCCTGGTAATTCACCCCGATAATCCCTATGTACCTACATCCCATGCAAATGTACGCTTTTTCCTGGCAGAAAAAGAAGATGCTGAGCCGGTTTGGTGGTTTGGCGGAGGATTTGATTTAACCCCCTATTATGGATTTGAAGAAGATTGCATCCATTGGCATCAAACCGCTTTGAATGCCTGCCAACCTTTTGGCGAAGGAATCTACCCCAAATTCAAACAATGGTGTGATGATTATTTTTTCATCAAACATCGAAATGAAGCACGGGGGATTGGAGGCTTGTTTTTTGATGATTACAATGAAATAAGTTTTGAGCATAGTTTTGCGCTGATGCAAAGTATAGGCAATCACTATATTGAAGCTTATGCACCCATAGTGGCTCGTCGTAAATCCCACCCTTTTGGGGAACGAGAAAAAGCGTTTCAAAATTATCGAAGAGGACGCTATGTGGAATTCAACCTGGTATACGATCGGGGTACTTTATTCGGGTTACAGTCGAACGGCAGAACAGAATCCATTTTAATGTCCTTACCCCCCGAGGTTACCTGGGAATACAATTGGCACCCTGACGCCCAGAGTGCAGAAGCTAAGTTATATACTGATTTTCTGCCCCCACGCAATTGGTTAGAGTAA
- the fabD gene encoding ACP S-malonyltransferase, giving the protein MTVYMFPGQGSQAKGMGIELFSYFPEQMEQADEILGYSVKELCLDDPKQQLSNTEYTQPALYVIEALSFLARAKEEPMPQCLVGHSLGEYAALFAAGVFDFGTGLKLVQKRGELMAQASGGGMLAVINLTEERIKYLLRANGLDSVDFANFNSPKQIVLSGPAADIGKANELLACEALMCVPLKVSGAFHSRYMQSAADEFAKFIAPFQFSALQAPVIANVTAEPYSDPMVKDNLVKQITHPVRWTETIRYLKNQGETVFIEVGPGNVLTRLAAQI; this is encoded by the coding sequence ATGACTGTCTATATGTTTCCTGGGCAAGGTTCCCAGGCAAAAGGAATGGGAATCGAATTATTTTCATATTTCCCTGAGCAAATGGAACAAGCTGATGAGATTCTGGGATACTCTGTTAAAGAATTATGTTTGGATGATCCAAAACAGCAGCTCAGTAATACCGAATACACCCAGCCAGCTTTATATGTTATTGAGGCACTTTCTTTCTTAGCCAGGGCCAAAGAGGAGCCCATGCCCCAATGTCTGGTTGGACATAGCTTGGGAGAGTACGCCGCTTTATTTGCAGCTGGAGTGTTTGATTTTGGCACAGGGTTGAAACTGGTGCAAAAACGCGGTGAATTGATGGCTCAAGCAAGTGGCGGTGGAATGCTCGCTGTAATTAATTTAACTGAGGAGCGAATTAAATATCTGCTGAGAGCCAATGGGTTGGATTCAGTAGATTTTGCCAATTTCAACTCGCCGAAACAGATTGTTCTTTCAGGACCTGCTGCTGATATTGGCAAAGCAAATGAATTGCTTGCTTGTGAGGCCCTAATGTGTGTGCCTTTAAAAGTCAGCGGGGCTTTCCATTCCCGCTACATGCAGTCAGCCGCTGATGAGTTTGCTAAATTCATAGCTCCCTTCCAATTCTCAGCCCTCCAAGCGCCAGTGATTGCGAATGTTACAGCAGAACCTTATAGTGATCCGATGGTTAAGGATAATTTAGTGAAACAAATTACCCATCCTGTTCGTTGGACTGAAACAATCCGTTATTTGAAGAACCAGGGCGAAACAGTGTTCATCGAAGTGGGACCAGGAAATGTTCTGACTCGTTTGGCTGCACAAATTTAA